In one window of Sediminispirochaeta bajacaliforniensis DSM 16054 DNA:
- a CDS encoding histidine kinase dimerization/phosphoacceptor domain -containing protein, with product MVKRIFASSFRKLLLLIVAIALIPSLAIIIFTGIEYGSVLEQEVRAKAVRQVETLAMVQNTIMETVHHTLSTLALLPAFTEGEKSRQERILRQVLEENPEYVNITVTDTKGIVTVSAKLEPGTDLSERNHIQRAISGEDFTAGEFIIAQVNNEAAFPFAVPIKDNTGNIIGVLSAIYRLSTYREFFRSFDLPEESFLGITDRYGIRIFFYPEKSTNPIGKPIKADVWKVIGSGDESGTMVTTGSDGISRYYAFQRIRTGEGKEPYLNIVIGIPEQSARYPATRILIRNLLLMAAVALFSMIMAAFIGYVTIGSKLLRMAKTVTDIRNGKLSARTQLEEENSEIGMVSKAIDDMAETLEQRNDERDRNEKKLSEAIEEREMLLREVHHRVKNNLQLILSIIHLEKENSRDIETFSRQIEHRIRAMSSIHEMMYQSHSLKAIDMRSFLERLSILGGYSYDNVTIKVDAKSCPLSLERAITISLITNELIINSVKYGKDANGYVSIHITFFVEAEKAMLIVSDRGSGFPDIFDPHKSTSLGMQLILTLVAQIGGEIDISNSNGAVVTILFPLEE from the coding sequence ATGGTAAAACGAATATTTGCTTCATCCTTTCGGAAGTTGCTTTTACTCATCGTCGCGATTGCACTGATTCCCTCTCTTGCCATCATTATCTTTACCGGAATCGAATATGGATCCGTCCTTGAACAAGAGGTACGGGCAAAAGCGGTGCGGCAAGTGGAAACCCTGGCAATGGTTCAGAATACCATAATGGAAACCGTCCATCACACACTATCGACCCTTGCACTCCTTCCGGCATTTACGGAAGGAGAAAAGAGCAGGCAGGAACGTATTCTCAGGCAGGTCCTCGAAGAAAACCCGGAATATGTCAACATCACCGTGACAGACACAAAGGGTATTGTGACCGTGTCCGCAAAGCTCGAGCCTGGGACCGATCTTAGCGAAAGGAACCACATACAACGGGCTATAAGTGGAGAAGACTTTACCGCCGGAGAATTCATCATCGCCCAAGTAAACAATGAAGCGGCCTTTCCCTTTGCCGTACCGATCAAGGACAATACAGGAAACATCATAGGAGTACTCTCCGCAATCTATCGTCTCAGCACCTATCGTGAATTTTTCAGGAGTTTCGACCTGCCGGAAGAATCGTTTCTTGGCATCACCGACCGATACGGAATTCGCATATTTTTCTATCCCGAGAAATCAACCAATCCCATTGGGAAACCAATTAAGGCCGATGTATGGAAGGTGATCGGCTCCGGCGACGAATCGGGAACAATGGTAACGACGGGATCGGATGGGATAAGCAGATATTATGCCTTTCAGCGCATCAGGACAGGAGAGGGAAAGGAACCCTATCTGAATATCGTCATCGGCATACCGGAACAGAGTGCTCGTTATCCGGCGACAAGGATACTGATACGCAACCTGCTCCTTATGGCAGCCGTCGCGCTCTTCAGCATGATCATGGCTGCTTTTATCGGCTATGTTACCATCGGCTCAAAATTACTGCGCATGGCAAAAACAGTCACCGATATAAGAAACGGAAAACTGTCTGCAAGGACGCAACTTGAGGAAGAAAACTCCGAAATCGGTATGGTATCCAAAGCGATTGACGATATGGCAGAGACCCTTGAACAGCGAAACGACGAGCGAGATCGAAACGAAAAGAAGCTCTCCGAGGCCATCGAAGAACGGGAAATGCTGCTGAGAGAGGTACATCACCGAGTCAAAAACAACCTCCAACTCATTCTTAGCATTATTCATCTTGAAAAAGAGAACAGCAGGGATATCGAAACCTTTTCCCGACAAATAGAGCACCGTATCAGGGCAATGTCCAGCATACATGAGATGATGTACCAGTCTCATTCCCTTAAGGCGATCGACATGCGTTCATTTCTCGAACGGCTTTCGATCCTCGGAGGTTATTCATACGATAATGTAACAATTAAAGTAGATGCTAAGTCCTGTCCCCTTTCTCTTGAAAGGGCCATAACAATCTCCCTGATAACAAACGAACTAATCATAAATAGCGTAAAATATGGAAAAGATGCCAATGGCTATGTTAGCATACACATCACCTTCTTCGTCGAAGCAGAAAAAGCCATGCTTATCGTTTCAGATCGGGGATCGGGTTTTCCCGATATATTCGACCCTCACAAAAGTACTTCACTGGGAATGCAACTGATACTTACCCTTGTCGCACAGATAGGTGGAGAGATCGATATATCGAATAGTAATGGAGCGGTAGTGACAATCCTCTTTCCCCTTGAAGAATAG
- a CDS encoding DEAD/DEAH box helicase codes for MSQLGAPKEIEGLSLFHPLIAQWFRDTYPAPTPIQRQSWPAIAAGDHCLITAPTGSGKTLTAFLWAIDGLVTGRLPEDRLSVLYISPLKALGSDVQKNLIAPIETLRLRFREQGERFPDIRVMTRSGDTPQSERRSMLRHQPEILITTPESFTIMMLSEGGRTLFGSIACVILDEIHSLYGTKRGVLLMSMVEQAALEWGEFQRIALTATVRPAEAVAAFIGGYRMICRESKIEHRQRPVRICTAPLTKRYDLSVLSPELLPDTGSGMLSQGAQQDSIWRGMAAEIFRLTERYRSTLVFANSRRLVEKIARLMNEIAGKRIAYAHHGSLSKEIRLTVESRLKRGELKAIIATNSLELGIDVGELDLVVLIQTPFTISSAIQKAGRAGHQVDAVSRAILFPSHGIDIASGAAMIETMQNHEIESLRPMRNPLDILAQIILSLIVIKEQTIESLFNSIRTAEPFASLPRRLFNLVVEMLTGKYEGTRIRALRPRLFLDESKGLLSPAKGVRYLLYLSGGTIPDRGQYNMKLADGLNNIGTLDEEFVWERSVGDRFELGTQTWEITSIDHNNVVVMPTNAPPNIIPFWRAEDRSRDFTFSRAILRLFDHVQAKGSTKEEWGLDEASAIRLMRFLTRQREHTGAPLPGEHRIIVEHIAESFGPEGLQRIVLHTFWGAAVNKPLALLIEGFWKSRFGYTPRTIASNDALLIIVPDDTRVAPYLPMLATLPLEETIRERLENSALFGAFFRENAGRALLLPRQSFGKRMPLWFTRLRSRKLLQTVFDLADFPIMIETWRSCLQDYFDLANLAMVLEELADGVTEICEVRTAIPSPFCDGLVWRQINLFMYADDTPEASGKSGLDDDLIDHLLDDPDRLAPIDPSLVLELNEKLQRTAEGYAPADPQELLRWIDERVIIPEDQYQRLIDAVAAESGMDRAEILNSIDGKLRLLYSEKGPVTHRCHEHQYKRLMHSETMTAALSELFRFYGPLTAEEIDVIVPLPVKQRNKAIAELLTKGDLVKARICLDAPGPQLCDKENLDRLLRMRRYKQRRFIEPMASSLIVPFMAACQGMINRGKGSEELASRIDSLLGYRLPADALEEWILPARMSPYYHEWIDALSQSHDLSWFGAGKKQIFLAYPEQTELFSRSEAAERKTPLPFSVNEGRGRYTFFDLKEASGLDSAELTQQLWELVWETQIANDSFAALRNGINTQFKAAPLSENRHRYRSHGAYHQWRNSRPLAGNWYLLGEKKRREDPLDREERIREKIFTLSDRYGVVAKPLLDRETESFQWKALLPSLRRMELSGEMVGGYFFRGLGGIQFVLSQAIQELLSWQERELDEVFWMNAVDPASPCGLSIEELPYELPSRKRSNFLVFHGSRLVLTLEHGGRSMTLEAHPGAPEIQRYLEIFKDLAQRDIRPPHSLVVESINAFPADQSPFANDMETFGFMPAIKGLRYDPRAAKARG; via the coding sequence ATGTCTCAGCTTGGTGCCCCCAAGGAAATAGAGGGATTGTCCCTGTTTCACCCGCTCATAGCTCAGTGGTTCCGGGATACCTATCCAGCACCAACCCCGATTCAGAGGCAAAGCTGGCCGGCTATCGCGGCTGGGGATCATTGTCTCATCACGGCCCCCACGGGGAGCGGAAAAACCTTAACCGCATTTCTCTGGGCCATCGACGGCCTGGTAACAGGGCGGCTTCCGGAGGATAGACTCTCCGTACTTTACATCTCTCCCCTCAAAGCCCTCGGCAGCGATGTTCAAAAAAACCTCATAGCTCCAATAGAGACCTTACGCCTCAGGTTCCGTGAGCAAGGGGAGCGCTTTCCCGATATTCGCGTCATGACCCGCAGCGGGGATACCCCCCAGAGCGAACGACGGAGCATGCTCCGCCACCAGCCCGAAATCCTGATAACCACTCCCGAATCTTTTACCATCATGATGCTCTCGGAGGGAGGCCGGACCCTTTTCGGCTCCATCGCTTGTGTTATTCTTGATGAAATCCATTCGCTTTACGGAACCAAGCGGGGAGTACTGCTTATGTCGATGGTGGAGCAGGCCGCCCTTGAGTGGGGAGAATTCCAGCGAATAGCCCTGACGGCGACGGTCCGCCCGGCTGAAGCGGTAGCCGCCTTCATCGGTGGGTACCGGATGATCTGTCGGGAAAGCAAGATAGAACATCGGCAGAGGCCCGTACGAATCTGCACTGCCCCTCTCACGAAACGATACGACCTCTCTGTCCTTAGCCCCGAACTGCTGCCCGACACGGGAAGCGGGATGCTTTCCCAGGGGGCACAGCAGGATTCGATATGGCGGGGAATGGCCGCCGAAATCTTCCGCCTAACCGAAAGATATCGTTCCACCCTCGTCTTTGCAAACAGCCGTCGTCTTGTCGAGAAAATTGCACGCCTGATGAACGAGATTGCGGGAAAGCGCATCGCCTACGCCCATCACGGCAGCCTCTCAAAGGAGATCAGGCTGACGGTGGAATCACGCCTCAAGCGGGGTGAGTTGAAAGCGATCATTGCCACAAACTCCCTCGAGCTCGGCATCGATGTCGGAGAACTCGATCTCGTCGTGCTTATTCAAACACCCTTCACCATCTCGTCGGCGATCCAAAAAGCAGGTCGTGCCGGCCACCAGGTCGATGCGGTCAGCCGGGCAATCCTCTTTCCCAGTCACGGTATTGATATTGCATCAGGCGCAGCCATGATCGAGACCATGCAAAACCATGAAATCGAAAGCCTGCGGCCGATGCGCAATCCCCTCGATATTCTCGCTCAAATCATCCTATCGTTGATAGTGATAAAAGAGCAAACTATTGAATCCCTTTTCAACAGCATCAGAACAGCAGAACCCTTTGCAAGCCTACCTCGCCGCCTTTTTAATCTTGTTGTCGAAATGCTTACGGGCAAATATGAGGGAACCAGAATTCGGGCACTGCGCCCCCGACTCTTTCTGGACGAATCAAAAGGGCTACTCTCCCCCGCAAAGGGAGTCCGCTACCTTCTCTACCTCTCAGGCGGAACCATCCCCGATCGGGGGCAATACAATATGAAGCTTGCCGACGGCCTGAACAACATCGGTACCCTTGACGAGGAGTTTGTCTGGGAACGATCGGTGGGGGATCGATTTGAATTGGGTACTCAGACCTGGGAGATTACAAGCATCGATCACAACAACGTCGTTGTTATGCCGACCAATGCTCCTCCGAATATCATTCCATTCTGGAGGGCTGAAGATCGCAGTCGTGACTTCACCTTTTCACGGGCAATCCTCCGACTCTTTGATCACGTTCAGGCAAAAGGGAGTACCAAGGAGGAATGGGGGCTTGATGAGGCTTCTGCCATCCGCCTTATGCGATTTCTTACGCGTCAAAGAGAACACACAGGAGCTCCCTTGCCAGGAGAACATCGCATCATTGTCGAACATATCGCCGAATCCTTTGGGCCGGAAGGCTTGCAGCGGATTGTGCTTCACACCTTCTGGGGGGCGGCTGTCAATAAACCCCTTGCACTTTTGATCGAAGGGTTCTGGAAGAGCCGCTTTGGTTATACACCGAGAACCATTGCTTCAAACGATGCGCTTCTTATCATCGTACCCGATGATACAAGAGTGGCCCCGTATCTTCCCATGCTTGCCACCCTTCCCTTGGAAGAAACAATCAGAGAACGACTTGAAAATAGTGCACTGTTCGGGGCCTTTTTCAGAGAGAATGCGGGTAGAGCTCTTTTGCTGCCCCGCCAAAGCTTCGGGAAACGGATGCCGCTCTGGTTTACGCGGCTGCGGTCACGTAAATTGCTTCAGACGGTCTTCGACCTTGCGGATTTCCCCATCATGATTGAAACATGGCGGAGTTGTCTGCAGGATTACTTTGACCTTGCCAATCTTGCCATGGTGCTGGAAGAGCTTGCCGACGGTGTAACCGAGATATGTGAGGTGAGAACGGCAATTCCTTCTCCATTTTGCGACGGACTGGTTTGGCGGCAGATTAACCTCTTTATGTATGCCGACGACACACCGGAAGCCTCGGGTAAAAGCGGATTGGATGATGATCTCATTGACCACCTGCTCGACGATCCCGATCGACTCGCGCCCATTGATCCCTCTTTAGTTTTAGAACTCAATGAAAAACTGCAGAGAACTGCAGAAGGCTATGCTCCTGCCGATCCGCAGGAACTGTTGCGCTGGATTGACGAACGCGTCATCATTCCGGAAGATCAATACCAGCGGCTCATCGATGCCGTCGCTGCGGAGAGCGGGATGGACAGGGCTGAAATTCTCAACTCGATCGACGGAAAGCTGCGCCTGCTCTATTCGGAAAAGGGACCGGTTACCCACCGCTGCCATGAGCATCAATATAAACGCCTGATGCATTCCGAGACCATGACTGCGGCACTTTCGGAATTATTCCGCTTTTACGGTCCGCTGACCGCAGAGGAAATCGACGTGATCGTACCGCTCCCGGTCAAACAGCGTAATAAAGCAATCGCCGAATTATTGACAAAGGGAGATCTTGTAAAGGCCCGAATATGCCTCGATGCCCCCGGGCCGCAGCTTTGCGACAAGGAAAACCTTGATCGTCTCTTGAGAATGCGACGCTACAAGCAACGTCGCTTTATAGAACCGATGGCATCATCCCTAATCGTGCCCTTTATGGCTGCATGCCAGGGAATGATTAACCGGGGTAAGGGATCTGAGGAGCTTGCGAGCAGAATCGATTCGCTCCTTGGATACAGGCTTCCCGCCGACGCGCTTGAAGAGTGGATCCTTCCGGCGAGGATGTCCCCATACTACCATGAATGGATCGATGCCCTCTCCCAAAGTCATGACTTATCCTGGTTCGGCGCAGGGAAAAAACAGATATTCCTTGCCTACCCCGAACAGACGGAGCTGTTTTCACGTTCTGAAGCGGCAGAAAGAAAAACGCCTCTCCCGTTTTCAGTCAATGAAGGGAGAGGGCGCTATACTTTTTTCGACCTAAAAGAGGCCAGTGGACTCGATTCGGCAGAACTTACACAACAGCTCTGGGAACTGGTATGGGAAACACAGATTGCCAACGACTCCTTTGCAGCATTGCGAAACGGCATTAACACACAATTTAAGGCCGCTCCGCTTTCCGAAAACAGACATCGTTACCGCTCCCACGGGGCCTATCACCAATGGAGAAATTCCAGGCCGCTTGCCGGTAATTGGTATCTTCTTGGTGAAAAAAAGAGGAGAGAAGATCCCCTCGATCGGGAAGAACGGATACGGGAGAAAATTTTCACGCTTAGCGACCGCTACGGAGTGGTTGCCAAGCCCCTGCTCGATCGGGAAACCGAGTCGTTTCAATGGAAAGCGTTGCTCCCAAGCCTCAGGAGAATGGAACTCTCGGGAGAGATGGTCGGCGGATACTTTTTTCGTGGCCTCGGCGGTATACAATTTGTCCTGAGCCAAGCGATCCAGGAATTACTTTCCTGGCAGGAAAGGGAACTCGATGAGGTCTTCTGGATGAATGCCGTCGATCCCGCATCCCCCTGCGGCCTATCCATAGAGGAGTTACCCTATGAACTTCCATCGCGGAAACGTTCCAACTTTCTTGTATTTCACGGATCTCGCCTTGTACTCACCCTCGAACATGGAGGACGTTCGATGACGTTGGAGGCCCATCCGGGGGCACCAGAGATTCAGCGTTACCTGGAAATCTTTAAAGACCTCGCACAGAGAGATATTCGTCCGCCCCACTCCCTTGTGGTCGAAAGCATCAATGCATTCCCGGCGGACCAAAGTCCCTTCGCCAACGATATGGAGACCTTTGGCTTCATGCCGGCAATCAAAGGCTTGCGATATGATCCGCGGGCCGCGAAGGCGAGAGGATAG
- a CDS encoding ArsA family ATPase, producing the protein MKRMLFFLGKGGVGKSTISSTAAYRLALNGYRVLIISLDPAHNLGDIYEMELSDKRSSVIEGLDAIEIDLQYWVQHYLKSSRDEIISNYNYNLTINLDSYINILKYSPGTEEYAVLWAIESLYDRWHDKYDYIVFDTPPTALTLRFLAMPSITRLWVGELSAMREKILKKRQTLTRLNPDAASLKGARKKEDDKVSLQLGAISSRLEKLYRLFTEESYVSVVINDDKLSIAESERIRTELGRLHITLNSLCLNKVLSLDDPHEAIERTFAEFPIFKFISIAGGITSRQQLGQIYIDDLIVHIQREENPQ; encoded by the coding sequence ATGAAGCGGATGCTTTTTTTTCTGGGAAAGGGAGGGGTCGGAAAATCTACAATCTCTTCGACCGCTGCCTATCGACTCGCCCTGAACGGCTATCGTGTTCTCATTATCAGTCTTGACCCCGCACATAACCTCGGTGATATCTATGAGATGGAACTTTCCGATAAGAGGAGCTCGGTTATTGAGGGGCTCGACGCCATAGAGATCGACCTTCAGTATTGGGTCCAGCACTACCTGAAAAGCAGTCGAGACGAGATCATTTCAAATTACAACTACAACCTTACCATCAATCTTGATTCCTATATCAATATCCTGAAATACTCTCCCGGAACCGAAGAGTATGCCGTACTTTGGGCCATAGAGAGCCTCTACGACCGATGGCATGATAAGTACGATTATATCGTCTTCGATACGCCGCCCACGGCCCTCACCCTGCGCTTTCTCGCTATGCCGTCCATCACACGATTATGGGTTGGAGAGTTAAGTGCCATGCGGGAAAAAATACTCAAAAAGCGGCAGACCCTCACCAGACTCAACCCCGATGCGGCAAGCCTAAAGGGGGCACGTAAAAAAGAAGACGATAAGGTCTCACTGCAGCTGGGAGCCATTTCCTCGCGACTTGAAAAGCTTTATCGTCTTTTTACCGAGGAGAGTTATGTGTCGGTTGTCATCAACGACGACAAACTGAGTATTGCCGAATCGGAACGGATACGAACCGAGCTGGGAAGGCTTCATATCACCCTCAACAGTCTTTGTCTGAATAAGGTACTTTCACTGGATGATCCTCACGAGGCGATAGAGCGAACCTTCGCCGAATTTCCCATTTTTAAATTCATCTCAATCGCCGGAGGAATCACCTCCAGGCAGCAGCTTGGTCAAATCTATATCGACGACCTCATAGTCCATATTCAGCGGGAGGAAAATCCGCAATGA
- a CDS encoding carbon starvation CstA family protein, with the protein MTTLVLVVALAIYLIFYFSFGKGLQTKLLKSQEAPAAPSQRLSDGVDYIPTSKYVLFGHHFASIAGAGPIVGPAIAIAWGWLPGLLWIWFGNIFIGAIHDYLALTASVRYDGRSVQFVAQELIGKKAGKSFGWFVLFLCFLVVAAFGDIVAGQFAGDGAVASTFFLFCASAIVLGILMYRTKLPMIVSTLIGIVLLIASFVIGKHVGISASKDVWFLVIFIYIIIASSLPVNILLQPRDYLNSFLLYFGLITGAIGAILAAKGFDSVPVFTSFSAKVIGGKPSPFWPTVPLVIACGALSGFHALIASGTSSKQLRDEKDGLFVGYGAMLTEGFLATISVIAIAAFGVQALGEGKVLATPPLARFTASYGAMVASAMPFFTAKFMKLFAAIWVSSFALTTLDTTNRLGRYIVSELSLPAKDKRPGLYKFFNNKWVGSLVVAFFGIGLAWSGNYTILWPAFSGANQLIASIVMLTVAMWVKKELNEKYTNLVFIPAVFLWITVTAAIIWYQIAIVPAHFADPANIKNLITGTLVGLMNIIMIIINIAMVVTFFKNFGKDKAVKA; encoded by the coding sequence ATGACAACTCTGGTTCTTGTAGTTGCCTTGGCGATCTACCTGATTTTCTATTTCTCATTCGGTAAAGGGCTTCAAACAAAGTTGCTCAAATCTCAAGAAGCACCTGCTGCCCCTTCGCAAAGGCTCTCAGATGGCGTGGACTATATTCCAACAAGTAAATATGTCCTTTTCGGCCATCACTTTGCATCCATCGCAGGAGCAGGGCCTATCGTTGGTCCCGCAATTGCCATTGCCTGGGGATGGCTTCCCGGCCTTCTGTGGATATGGTTTGGGAACATCTTTATTGGTGCTATTCATGACTATCTTGCGCTGACTGCCTCTGTTAGGTATGACGGACGCTCGGTACAGTTCGTTGCTCAGGAACTGATCGGCAAAAAGGCAGGAAAATCTTTCGGTTGGTTTGTCCTTTTCCTATGCTTCCTTGTTGTCGCGGCGTTCGGTGATATCGTAGCAGGACAGTTTGCAGGAGATGGGGCTGTAGCATCAACCTTTTTTCTTTTTTGCGCCTCCGCCATTGTGCTCGGAATTCTGATGTATCGGACAAAATTGCCGATGATCGTAAGCACCCTTATCGGCATCGTATTGCTCATTGCTTCCTTTGTCATTGGTAAGCATGTGGGGATTTCGGCAAGTAAGGATGTCTGGTTTTTGGTTATTTTTATCTACATCATCATCGCCAGTTCCCTGCCGGTGAATATTCTTCTTCAGCCCAGAGACTACCTGAACAGTTTTCTCCTCTATTTCGGGCTGATTACCGGAGCAATCGGCGCTATTTTGGCGGCAAAAGGTTTCGATTCCGTGCCTGTTTTCACAAGTTTCAGCGCAAAGGTTATCGGAGGAAAACCCTCACCTTTTTGGCCTACCGTTCCTCTTGTTATCGCCTGCGGTGCCCTCTCCGGTTTTCACGCACTCATTGCTTCGGGCACGAGCAGCAAGCAGCTTCGTGATGAGAAAGACGGCCTCTTTGTCGGATACGGTGCAATGCTGACCGAAGGCTTCCTTGCCACGATTTCCGTTATTGCCATTGCCGCTTTCGGTGTGCAGGCCCTCGGCGAAGGAAAGGTCCTCGCCACCCCGCCCTTGGCACGCTTTACGGCAAGCTACGGGGCAATGGTCGCATCTGCAATGCCCTTTTTCACGGCAAAATTTATGAAGCTCTTCGCTGCTATCTGGGTCAGTTCTTTCGCTCTCACTACCCTTGATACAACAAATCGCCTGGGACGATACATTGTCAGCGAGCTTTCGCTTCCTGCAAAGGATAAGCGTCCCGGCCTTTATAAGTTTTTCAACAACAAATGGGTAGGTTCCCTTGTCGTTGCATTCTTCGGTATCGGCCTTGCCTGGAGCGGAAACTACACCATCCTTTGGCCCGCATTTTCCGGCGCAAACCAGCTCATTGCTTCCATTGTCATGCTGACCGTGGCAATGTGGGTGAAAAAGGAGCTGAATGAGAAATATACCAATCTGGTATTTATTCCTGCTGTTTTTCTTTGGATAACCGTCACCGCCGCCATCATTTGGTATCAGATTGCAATTGTCCCCGCCCATTTTGCGGATCCTGCGAACATCAAGAATCTTATCACAGGGACCTTGGTCGGGCTCATGAATATCATTATGATCATTATCAACATCGCTATGGTTGTGACCTTTTTTAAGAATTTCGGAAAAGATAAAGCAGTAAAGGCCTAA
- the hydE gene encoding [FeFe] hydrogenase H-cluster radical SAM maturase HydE, with amino-acid sequence MMHTSIDVTAPDFAQEEYIHTLRHGAIPSEKALRAILSIPYREKALVEQVRSTATEVMEREVGNLVYYRGIVEFSNICTQDCRYCGIRRSNTHVSSRYLLDEEEIVESALWCAERGYGSVVLQSGERRDEAFIGLVERIVKTIKERSRSTELPDGVGITLSVGEQTLETYRRFYNAGAHRYLLRIETSNPELFSAIHPPEQRFETRLQALHDLRKAGFQVGTGVMIGIPGQSIDMLARDILFFRDIDVDMIGMGPYITHPDTPMAVQGMMEKEALLHLSLLMIAATRLALPDANIAATTALQALVPDGRERGLRFGANVTMPNITPLRVRKAYRLYKDKPCMNERKEACEACLAGRIASTGRSVGLNAWGDSPRFFKRKFPIE; translated from the coding sequence ATGATGCACACATCGATTGACGTCACAGCCCCGGATTTCGCACAAGAAGAATACATACATACGCTTCGTCATGGAGCCATACCCAGCGAAAAAGCGCTTCGGGCTATTCTCTCTATCCCTTATCGTGAAAAGGCCCTGGTGGAGCAGGTTCGATCTACGGCAACGGAGGTGATGGAACGGGAGGTCGGGAACCTCGTCTATTACCGAGGTATAGTGGAATTCTCGAATATCTGTACCCAGGATTGTCGCTACTGCGGCATACGCAGAAGTAATACCCATGTCTCCAGTCGCTACCTTCTCGATGAGGAGGAGATCGTCGAATCGGCTCTCTGGTGTGCGGAAAGGGGCTACGGATCGGTGGTACTCCAGTCCGGAGAGAGGAGAGACGAAGCCTTCATCGGTCTTGTGGAAAGGATCGTCAAAACCATAAAGGAACGTTCTCGCAGCACGGAACTTCCGGACGGAGTGGGCATTACCCTAAGCGTGGGGGAGCAAACCCTTGAGACCTATCGCCGATTCTACAATGCGGGAGCACATCGATATCTTTTGAGAATCGAAACCAGCAACCCCGAGCTCTTTTCTGCCATCCATCCGCCTGAGCAACGTTTTGAAACCCGTCTCCAGGCTTTGCACGACCTGCGGAAAGCAGGTTTTCAGGTTGGTACCGGGGTGATGATCGGCATTCCCGGTCAGAGCATCGATATGCTCGCACGCGATATCCTCTTTTTCCGGGATATCGATGTTGATATGATCGGCATGGGGCCGTATATTACCCATCCGGATACACCCATGGCAGTGCAGGGAATGATGGAGAAGGAAGCGTTGCTGCACCTTTCGCTTCTCATGATTGCGGCGACACGGCTTGCATTGCCCGATGCAAATATTGCCGCAACCACCGCTCTTCAGGCCCTTGTGCCGGACGGAAGAGAACGGGGCCTTCGATTCGGGGCAAACGTAACCATGCCCAATATTACTCCCCTTCGCGTACGGAAAGCCTACAGGCTCTACAAAGACAAGCCGTGCATGAACGAACGAAAAGAGGCATGTGAGGCCTGCCTTGCGGGGCGCATTGCATCAACGGGAAGAAGCGTCGGGCTCAATGCATGGGGGGATTCACCTCGTTTTTTTAAAAGGAAATTCCCTATAGAGTGA
- a CDS encoding TM1266 family iron-only hydrogenase system putative regulator: MADSFTILFGSGIQSIQKIIHTVKYVLKYQPAARVRPKPRETLIDTICLRLPSLLQEGGTRMEKRLGFIGIIIENRNETAGKVQELLTDFGDQIVCRTGVPYREKGLSVITLIVDTTTDALGSLTGKLGAIEGVSVKSSLAKK; the protein is encoded by the coding sequence ATGGCCGACTCCTTTACCATCCTTTTCGGAAGCGGTATTCAATCTATACAAAAGATTATTCACACGGTAAAGTATGTACTGAAATATCAACCTGCGGCAAGGGTAAGACCGAAACCAAGGGAGACGCTTATAGATACGATCTGCCTGCGCCTTCCTTCCCTGTTGCAGGAGGGAGGCACTCGGATGGAAAAACGGCTCGGCTTTATCGGTATCATCATCGAAAACAGAAACGAGACAGCAGGAAAGGTTCAGGAGCTTTTAACCGATTTCGGAGATCAGATTGTCTGCAGAACCGGTGTTCCGTATCGGGAAAAGGGGCTATCGGTCATCACCCTGATCGTCGACACAACCACGGATGCTCTTGGCAGCCTCACCGGAAAACTGGGTGCCATAGAGGGTGTTTCGGTGAAATCGAGTCTGGCGAAAAAGTAA